The genomic interval CTTGGAGATTCCGGCACCGGCCGCCGGCACTTCTGTTGGCATTGACCGTACCCTGCCAGGGCGATCCCGTGCAGGTAGAACTGTGAAGGCCGCTTCAGCCCCCGATAACTCCTTGATAACCTGCGGCATCGAGCAGATCGGCGAGCGTCGCGTCCAGTTTCGCGGCGTCGTCGACCTCGAGTTCGAACATCCAGCCCTCCCCGTACGGATCGCTGTTGAGCGTCTCCGGCGCGGAGTCCAAATCCTCGTTCACCGCAACGACTTTCGCGCCCAGCGGGGCGTAGATGTCGGACACGCTCTTGGTCGATTCCACCTCCGCGATCCCGTCGCCCGCCGCGACCTCGCTGTCGACTGCGGGCAGCTGCACGAAGACGACGTCACCGAGCTGTGATTGGGCGTAGTCGGTGATGCCCACCCGCACCCGGGTAGGGCCGACCCGCAGCACCCATTCGTGCTCCTCGGTGTACCGCAAATCCTCGGGAAGGTCGGTCACAGGTGCAGTCCTTTCACGGGCGTCCTCTCTCCGGCGTCGTGATCACTGTATCGGCTCGTGCGTTCCCTGCCGCACCGCCGGTATCGCCCGGGACACCGCCAGCGCCTTGCCGAGGTACAGGACCCCGGTCCAGAGGTAGGCCGCCGTACCCCAGATCAACAGTGCCCACCCGAAGGCCCGGCTGAAACCCGCGGCCGCCCAATCCATCTGTCCGGCCAGCAGCCACGGCAACGCCGACATCAGCGCGAAGGTGGCCGCCTTGCCCAGATAGATCACCTCCGGCGGCGGCAGCCCGCGGCGGCGGTAGATCGGCAGCACTGCCGCCAGCACCAGATCCCGCCCGATCAGCAGCACCACGAACGGCCACGGCAGGATGCCGCGCACCAGCAGCCCGAGCACGGTGGCGACCAGATACAGCCGATCCACGAACGGGTCCAGCAACGCGCCCAGCCGCGAGTACTGGTCCAGCAGCCGCGCGAGCTTGCCGTCGAGGAAGTCGGTGAAACCGCTGACCACCAGCAGCGCGAACGCCCAGCCGTCGGCATGTTCGACCAGCAGCAGCCACAGCAGCACCGGGACACCGATCAGCCGCAGCACGCTGAGCACGTTCGGCACGGTGAGAATCCGGTCCGCGCGGGCGTCGGCCTGGAGGTCCGGGGGTTCGCTCGTCACAGCTGTTGCTTACCCGAAACGGCACAACAGCGCCATACGGGCGCGCGCTGAGGCGGCCGGGCGGGCAGGATATGTTCCGGGGCAGCTGCGGCAGGTGAAAGAATGAGTCGCAAATCGTTTCATTGCGGTGCGGTGGATTGAGAGGAAGACATGCCCGACTTCGACTACGACGTGGTGGTGATCGGCTCCGGATTCGGCGGGAGCGTGAGCGCGCTGCGGCTGACCGAGAAGGGCTACCGGGTGGCGGTGCTCGAATCCGGGCGCCGCTGGCCGGCCGAGGCCATTCCGAAGACGAATTGGAATGTGCGCAAATCGATCTGGGCGCCGCGGCTGGGCCTGACCGGACCGCAGCGCATCAGTCTGCTCGGCAAGTGCGCGGTGTTCTCCGCCTCCGGGGTGGGCGGCGGATCGCTGATCTACGGCAACACCCTCTACGAGCCGCTGCCCGCGTTCTATCGCGACCGGCAGTGGGCCCACATCACCGACTGGAAAGCCGAGCTGGCGCCGTACTACGACCAGGCCCAGCGGATGCTCGGGGTGGCGCCGAACCCGCGGATGACGCCCGCCGACGAGGTGATTCGCTCGATCGCCGACGACATGGGCGTCCTCGACACCTTCCACGCCACGAACGTGGGCGTGTTCTTCAACGAGCCGGATCCGGGCACCGAGGTCGACGATCCGTACTTCGGTGGCGTCGGCCCGCGCCGCAGCGGCTGCATCCACTGCGCGCGCTGCTTCACCGGCTGCCCGCACAACGCCAAGAACACCACCCCCACCAACTACCTCTACCTCGCCGAGCAGGCCGGTGCGAAGGTGTTCGAGCTGACCACCGCCACCAAGGTGCGGCCGATGCTCGGCGGCGGCTACGCCATCGAGACCAAGCGCTCCGATCGCTGGGTTCGCAAGCAGCGCAGGACCTTTACCGCCGAGCAGGTGGTGTTCGCGGCGGCCGCGCTGGGCACCCAGAAGCTGCTGCACAAGATGCGTGACGAGAAGGTGCTGCCGAATCTGTCGCCACGGCTGGGCGAGCTGACCCGCAGCAATTCCGAGGCCATCCTGAACGTGGTGAGCCGGGATCGGTCCGATTTCGCGGAGGGCATCGCCATCACCTCCTCCATCCACCCCGAGCCCGACACCCACGTCGAGGTGTGCCACTACGGCAAGGGACAGAACGCACTGTTCCCGCTGTCGGCGCCGATCGTCGACGGCGGCGCGTTCCGGTTCCTGCGCTTCCTGCTGGCGATGGTGACGCAGCCGGCGGTGTTCCTGCGCAGCCTCAATGCCCGGCGCGCGTCGGAGAAGTCGGTGATCCTGCTGGTGATGCAGTCGCTGGACAACTCGCTCACCTCGTTCCGGCGCTGGGGGCAGCTGAAGACGAAACAGGGTACGGGACAACCGAATCCGACGTGGATTCCGCTGGCGCACGAGGTGGGCCGCCGGTTCGGCGAGAAGGTGAACGGCGATGTGCAGGGGCTGGTGATGGACGTGTTCAATATCCCGGCGACCGCGCACTACATCGGCGGCTGTGTGATCGGCGAGACGCCGGAGACCGGCGTGGTCGACCCGTACCAGCGGGTCTTCGGCCATCCGGGGCTGCACGTCGCCGACGGTTCGGCGGTGACGGCGAACCTGGGCGTGAACCCGTCGCTGACCATCACCGCGCAGGCCGAGCGCGCGATGGCGTTCTGGCCCAACAAGGGTGCGGCCGACCCGCGCCCCGAGCTGGGGCAGCCGTATCGCCGGATCCGGCCGGTGGCGCCCGTGCAGCCGACCGTTCCCGACTGGGCGCCCGGGGCACTGCGGCTGCCGATCACCCCGGCCGGTCCGGCGGTGCCCACGGCCTGACGCGCGCCGGTCGCCCACCGATCCGGCGCGGGCCCTTATGCTTTCGGGGGACAAGTGTCGACGGGAAGGGCTGATCGCCAATGCTCGTGCGAGTGCAGAATGCCGCCGGCACCTTGGCCGAGCGGACGCTGGTCGATTGGCTGCGTACCTGGAAGGGCCCGGGTGATCCGCACGGCGTGGCCACGGTGAACTGCAGCCTGTTCCATGCCGATCGGCTCCATCAGTTCGACGCGGTGATCTGGACGCCGACCAGCTGCGTGATCATCGAGGCCGAGGCGCTCGCGGAGCGGGCGAGCGGTGAGCTGGAGGTGCCGTTGAACGGTCCCTGGCGGGTCGCCAACCAGATCGTGACGCTCGAGGGCGGGGACCGCCGCCCGCCGCTGGACAAGGCGCGCGACCACACCTACGCGCTGCAGAGCTGGCTGGCCGAGCGCGGTCTCGGGCAGCGGGTGGTGAGCGGGGTCGTGCTGGTGGTACCGCCCAACGGCTCGGACCTGCGCATCCGTCAGCTGTGGAGCGATCCCAGTTTCGAGGTGGTGCTCGGTGACGATCCCCGGCGGCTGGCCGACTACCTGCACACGCTCGCCTCGCAGGGCCGCGCGCAGTGGACGCCCACCGATATCGCGATGACCTTCCGCGGGCTCGGCCTGCTGCCGTATCTGCCCGCGCCGCAGGATCTCGAGCACGAGGGCTTCGGCGGTCCGGTGGACATCACGCTCTGGTACGGCGGCCCGCAGCAGGCCCAGGCCGAGGCGTACCTGGAGCAGAAGACGCAGGCCGAGCAGGCCTACGCCGGTCCGCTGGCGATCACGATGCCGTGGTACAGCCCGTGGAAGCTGTATCCGAAAGAGGCCGAGCGGGTCGATTTCGGGCGCGGATTCCTGCGCATCGCCCTGGCGATCGGCATGCTGATCGCCTTCGCGTGGGTGCTGTGGTTCGTGATCTCGCTGGTGCTCACCTACGGTCCCGGCTGATCGGTCCCAGCGCCGCGTACATCGCCGTCACGAGGGCGATCGCCGCGGCCGTCCCGCCGAGAATATCGGTCGGATAGTGATAGCCGAGCCCGACCATGCCCACGGCCACACCCGCCAGCAGCACCGCGGCCACGGCGACCTGCGCGGCCCGGATCCGCTGATCCTCGGCGAGCAGCACGAAAGCCGTTGCGATGGCGACGAAGTGGACGGTGTGACCGCTCGGATACGCCAGGTAATCCTGTAATGGCCTGTCCCACAGCGGTTTCAGCACCCACGTATTGACCGCCACCGCGACTTCCGGCGCCACGAGCAGGAACCCGGCCCGCCACCACTCCCGCCGCACCCCGTACCCCACCACACCGATCACCAACACCGGCAACAACACATAGGCGTTACTGGGCACCACCAACCCCTCGAACACCCCCGGATGCGCCCCCAACCCCGCCCGCACCCACTCCCCCACCACCCGATCGAACCCCGTCGCCCCACCACCGGGAAATGTCAGCGGCAACAGCACCACGACGAGCACCCCGGCCCCCACAGCCGCGACCAACCCACCCCACCGCACCCCAGCAACACCCGAACAATTCACCGCTCGAAGATAACGACCCACTCCACCCTTGAACCCTTCCCCCGCCAGCCCTCACACCCCCACCCGGCCCAAACCACATCCCGCCACTCCCCCACCCCATTCGGACCACCCCACATCCCCGACCATCCGGCCACCACATCCCGCCCTCCGGACGCGCACAACATCCTCGCCCGAGCCCACATCACATCCCACTCCCCAAGCCCGCAACATCCGCTCACCCGAACACTCACCACGTCCCGCAACCCAGACGCGCACAACATCCGCTCACCCGGGCGCACGCCACGTCCCTCAGCCGCGCCCGCACAACGCCATCTGGGCGCGCACTGCATTCAGCTACCCGAGCGCACTACATCCGTCGCCGTGCCAGCACTATTCCCTGTCATCCCGGCACGCTTTTCGCCGGGATGACAGGGCACCGCGAAACCCCTTGCCGCTCACATGCCCTGGTGGACGCTCGCGTCGTCGAGCATGGCCGCGTGGAGGAGGGCATCGGGGACGCCGAGGGCCTCCACCAGGGTGGTGGAGTGGGGGCGGAGGCGGTCGACCAGTTCGTTGACACCGCGGCGGACGGCCTTGGCGCGTTCGACCGACATGAAGCGGTGCATGATGTACCACGCCTGGTTCTGTTCGAGCGAGGAGTAGACGAACAGGTCGCACACCGTCTCGGCGAGTTCGCGGGCATCGGGATCGTCGATGCCGGCGATGCCCTCGATGAACGCCTCCAGCACCAGCCGGTCGATATGCGCCTCGCCCGCCGCGAGGATGTGGTCCTGGGCATTGTTGAACGCCTCGAACGGCCCGGTCTCCTTGGCCCGCGCCTGCAGCCGGTGCGCGGCCGTGCGAACCAGATAGTCCTCGCGGTCGGCGAACAGCTGCAGCTGCACGGAGCGGCGGGCCAGATCGCCGTCGTCCACGCCGCTGTCGGAGCGGTCCCGCAGCCGCTGGATGAGCTGCCGCACGCCGGTGCCCTGGCGCACCACGTCACGACCCATGGTGGCGGCGAACCGCACCCAGCCCAGCGCGTCCAGATCGCGGACCTCGTCGGCGTAGGCGGTGAGCAGTTCCTTGGCCACCAGCTGGGTGAGCACCACGTTGTCACCCTCGAAGGTGGTGAACACGTCGGTGTCGGCCTTCAGTGTCACCAGCCGGTTCTCGGTGAGATACCCTGCGCCGCCGCAACATTCGCGGCACTCCTGGATGGCCCGGGTGGCGTGGCGGGTCTGCGCGACCTTCAGGCCCGCCGCGCGCTTCTCCAGCGCCCGCTGCGAACTGGGGTTGAGATCCTGCCCGGTCTGGACCGCGTGCATGCGCCGCACCAGGTCGTTCTGCGCGAACGACAGCGCGAACGCCCGCGCCACGTGCGGCAGCAGCCGCCGCTGATGGCTGCGGTAGTCCAGCAGCAGGACCTCCTCGCCGCTGTCGGGATCGTCGAACTGGCGGCGGCGGTCGGCGTAGCGCAACGCGATGCTCAATGCCACCCGCGCGCCCGCCGCGGCCGCGCCACCGACGCTGATCCGCCCGCGCACCAGCGTGCCGAGCGTGGTGAAGAAGCGACGGCTGGGGTTGTCGATCTCGGAGTGGTAGGTGCCGTCGGGCGCGACATCGGCGTAGCGGTTGAGCAGGTTCTCGCGCGGGATCCGCACGCGGTCGAACACGATCCGCCCGTTGTCGACGCCGGGCAGCCCGCCCTTGAGCCCGCAGTCGGAGGTCGTGACGCCGGGCAGGTCGCGGCCCTGCTCGTCGCGGATCGGGACCAGGAAGCAGTGCACGCCCCGGCTCTCGCTCCCGGTGATCAGCTGCGCGAACACCGCGGCCATCCGGGCGTGCTCGGCGGCGCCGCCGATGTAGTCCTTGCGCGCGGAGTCGGTGGGACTGTGCACCACGAATTCCTGGGTGGCCGGGTCGTAGGTGGCGGTGGTCTCCAGATTTGCCACGTCGCTGCCGTGCCCGGACTCGGTCATCGCGAAACAGCCCAGCAGATCCAGCGACAGCAACCGCTTCACGACGTCGCGATGGCGGTCGGTGCCGAGGTTCTCCACCGCGCCGCCGAACAGACCCCACTGCACGCCCGCCTTCACCCACAGCGACAGATCGGTGTAGGCGAGCATCTCCAGCCCGGTCACCGCGCCGCCCGGGTCACCGGAACCGCCGTTCTCGAGCCGGAAACCCTTTTCGGCCAAACCGAATTCGGCCACCAAGCGCATCTGGTCGAGTACCCGCGCGCGGGCGGCGCGGTAGTCGAGGTACGGATCGCCGAACAGGCGGTCGTCGCACAACTGCTCGCGCGCCTGCTCGCGAATGTCGCGCCAAGGTCCGTCGAGGGCCGCTCGCAAGTGGTCCGCGGTCGAGTTCTCAGTGCCCATAACCCGACGATAGCCGCCCACGCGCGCCTTAATCCGGACCGTAACCCACGACACCCCGGGCACTCGCCACGCACTACTCCCCGGCGCCGCGGTCGGTGCCGCCGAAAGCCAACTCCACCAATGCCTTTGCGGTCTCGGTACCGGTTCCCGAGCGCCGCCGGGCAGTGCGCCCGCGGGCGCCGGGGTAACGGTCGGGTATCGGGCGTGGGTCGGCCAGGTAATGCCGAATTCGCCACACCTCGAGCCGGGCCGTTACCGAGCTACGACGCCGCGTACCCGGCTCGACCTGCGGATTTACCCGAAATGCCGGTCACGTTGTGTCCGGACCGTGATCACCGGTGCGCAGCACGGAGGCTGACGGATTGCGGGGCAGCATCTACCTTGCAGGGTGTGAGCGAAGAGGTCGATACGGAAATCATCCGTGACGCGCCGCCGCATCCGCGGACGTCGGGCGTGCGACGCGCGCTGACCAAGTTCGCCGGCAGACTGGTCGCCGAGCGTCAGGCCACGGTCGACGCCGTGGTGCAGGCCCCCGCGCCGCTGCAGCCCATCGACCTCACCGACGACGCCCGCGTCACCCAGGTCCTCGATCTGGCCGAGCGCGTGGGCGAGGTGGTGCTGGCCTCGGGCACCGGTGTCACCGACACCATGACCCAGGTCGAGTTCATCGCCGCCACATACGGTTTGGCACAGTGCGATATCGACGTCACCTACAATTCGATCCGTATCTCCGCCGACCGCGGCCCCACGCTGCCGCCGGCCAGCACCATGCGGATCGTGAACTACCGCTCGCTGGACTTCACCCGGCTGGCGGCCGTCGACCGGCTCACCCGCCGCATCCGCCGCGAGCTGGTGCCGCCGGAGGAGGCGCTGGCGGCGCTCGAGGAGATCACGACCGCGCCGCACCCCTACAACCGCTGGGTCGCGACGTTCGGGTGGTCGCTGATGGCGGCCTCGATCGCGCTGCTGCTCGGCGGAGGCGTCCTGCTCGCCTCGATCAGCTTTCTGGCCACCGCGGCCATCGACCGCACCAACCGCTGGCTGAACCGGCGCGGGCTGCCGTTCTTCTTCCAGCACATGATGGGCGGGGCCATCGCCACGGTGCCGGCGATTCTGCTGAACACCTTCGGCGGCCGGATCGAGGCGAATTCCTCGCTGATCGTGGCGGCCGGTATCACCGTGCTGCTCAGTGGGCTGAGTCTGGTCGGTTCGGTCGAGGACGCCATCACCGGCGCGCCCATCACCGCCGCGGCGCGCATGCTGGAGCTGCTCGTCATGACGGGCGGCATCATCGCCGGTGTGGCGCTCGCGCTGCGGGCCGCGGAGTTGCTCAACGCGTCCTCGCCCCACATCGATATGTCGTCGTCGTCCTACGACATCACCAATCTGCCGGTGAAGCTGATCGCCGGCGCCGTGGCGTCGCTGGCGTTCGCGCTGGCCTGCTACGCGGAGCGGCGCGCGCTCGCGGCGGCGGCGCTCAGCGGTATGGCGGCGACGGTGTGCTATCTGTTCGTGCAGTACGCCGATTTCGGCCCGGTGGTGTCCTCCGGTGTGGCCGCGACCGTCGTCGGTCTGGCCGGTGGTCTGATGGCCCGCCGCGCACTCACCCCGCCGCTGGTCGTGGCGGTCGCCGGGATCACCCCGCTGCTACCGGGTCTGAAGGTCTACCGCGGCCTCGCCGCACTGCTCAACGACCAGCAACTGCTCGGCCTCAACCAGATGCTCGCCGCCTTCGGCGTCGCCTGCGCCCTCGCCGCGGGCGTCACCCTCGGCGAATGGATGGCCCGCTTCCTCCGCCAGCCCCGAATCCTCCGCCGATTCCAGGGCATCCGCCGCCCGGTCCTGGACACGATGAACTGAGGACGACGGACATGGGCACCCTCAGGCCGACACGCTGAACTGAAGACAGCGGACATGAGCACCCTCCGGCCGACACGGTGAACCGAAGACAGCGGACACGGACGCTGTCAGGCAGCCACGGTGAACTGAGGACGGCGCGCTCGGGCACTGTCAGGCAGCGGAGAGGCCGATGGTGCGGGCCAGGTCGGCGAGGGTGGCGTCGAAGAGAGCGTCCGAATCGCGGACGGGGATGGGGTAGTTGCCGAAGACCTCGAGGGTCACGTGGCCGTAGAGGCGGGCCCAGAACGTGATCATGAGGTAGGTGACGCCGAGGTCGAGTTTCTCGGCGGGGAACTTCTGGCCCGATTCGGCCAGTACCGCGAGCAGTTCGGTCTGGAAGCCGATCAGATCCTCGCGCAGCGCGTCGGGGATGACATCGGTTGCGGGCGTGACGATGTCGTAGGTGGTGAGCAGCCGCCCGGCCGCCTGCAGGAAGATGCGGCCGAACGGCTCGTCGAATTGCCGCAGGGCGCTGGGCACATCACCGGTGGGCGAGGCGAACACCAGGGTGAACTCCCTGGCGTGCGCCAGTGCCCAGTGCCGGAAGCCCTTGCAGATAGCGAACAATTGCACCACCCCGTCGTCGGGCAGCGCCGCCACCTGGGTGGCGAGCTCGGCGGCGAGGTCGGCGCAGATGTCGCTGCGCAGGGCCGCGACCAGATCGTCGCGCGAGGAGTAGTACCGGTACAGCGCGGGCGCGGTGATACCCAGATCGCGCGCGATGGCGCGCAGGGTCACCGCCTCCGGACCTTGTTCCACCAGCAGCGTTCTGGCCACCCGCCGGATGTCGGCGTCGCTCACCGCGGGCATCCGTCCCCGGCGTGCGGGTTGCTTCATGTCCTACCCCTCGACGAATGCTGGGGCCCGGCACGGCGATCGCCGCGTCCGGGCCCGGCCGGTCATTCGTACGCGACCTGCCAGCTCTTGATTCCGTTCAACCAGCCCGAGCGTAGCCGCACCGGCTCGGAAAGCTCACGCAGGTTGGGCATCACGTCGGCGATCGCGTTGAAGATCAGGTCCAGCTGCAACCGCGCCAGGTTGGCTCCGACGCAGTAGTGCGTGCCGGTCCCGCCGAATCCCACGTGCGGGTTGGGGTTTCGCAGCACGTTGAACTCGAACGGCTTGTCGAAGTGATCCTCGTCGAAGTTGGCCGAGGCGTAGAACAGCCCCACCCGCTGGCCCTTCTTGATCGCCTGGCCGCCGATCTCGGTGTCCTGCAGGGTGGTTCGCTGGAACGCGATGACGGGGGTGGCCCACCGCACGATCTCGTCCGGCGCGGTACGCGGCCGCTCGGCCTTGTACAGTTCCCACTGTTCGGGGAAGTCGATGAACGCCTTCATACCGTGCGTGGTGGCGTTGCGGGTGGTCTCGTTACCGGCGACCGCCAGCAGGATGACGAACCACGCGAACTCCTCCGAGCCCAGCGCTTCTCCGTCGACATCGGCGGTGACGAGCTGGCTGACGATGTCGTCGGCCGGGCACTTGCGGCGCTCCTCGGACAGGTTCCAGGCGTAACCCATCACCTCGGCGTTGGCCATCCGGTACGTGTCCTGGTACTGCGGATCGTCGTAGCCCATCATCTGGTTGGACCAGTCGAACAGCTTGCCGCGGTCCTCCTGTGGCACCCCGAGCAGTTCGGCGATCGCCTGCAGCGGCAGCTCGGAAGCCACCTGCTGGACGAAGTCGCCACCGCCGGTCTTCTTGGCCTCGTGGACAATTCGCTCGGCCCGCTCGACCAGCGCCTCGCGCAGCGTCTGCACTGCGCGCGGGGTGAAACCGCGGGAGATGATCCGCCGCAGCTTGTCGTGCGCGGGCGGATCGGTGTTCACCAGCATCGCGCGCTGGATCTCGATCTCCTCGCGGGTGATGTCGCCGTTGAAGCGGATCACTGCGGTGTTCTCGTGGGTGGAGTACACCTCGGAGTTCTTGGAGATCTCCTTGATGTGGTCGAGCTTGCTGACGACCCAGTAGCCGCCGTCGTCGAAGCCGCTGACACCGGCGGGCTGGTCCACCCACCAGACGGGCGCGGCGCGGCGCAACTCGGCCCACTCCTCCACGGGCAGGCGCGTGGACAGCAGGTCAGGGTCGGTGAAGTCGAAGTCGTGCGAGATGGACGGGGCTGACACGGTACCTCCTTTGGAACACGTTCCACAGGAGTGAACCACACCACACTCGTTTTGTGAACACCCTTTACTAAATGATGTTCACTCAGGGTCCCGATCGATCACCGCACCGACGCGGCGGCGGCCGCGGGCTTCAGCCGTGGAACGGGTCGGCTACCGCGCCCGGCAACCAGGAATTGCCGGGGCGGGTCCAGCCGCGCTCCTTGATCATCCTGCGGGCCGCGCGCTGGTTGCGCCCGATGAGGCGCGATAGATAGAGCCGACCGGCGAGGTGGTCGGTCTCGTGCTGGAGGCAGCGGGCCAGATACCCGGTGCCCGCCACGGTGACCGGCTGCCCCTCCACGTCGACACCGGTGACTTTGGCCCAGTGCGCGCGGCCCGTCGGGAACCATTCACCCGGCACCGACAGGCAGCCCTCCCCGTCGTTTTCCGGGTCGGGCATCGTCTCGGGGACATCCGAGGTCTCCAGCACCGGATTGACCACGTAACCGCGCTGCCGCACGCCGCGGTCGATCAGGTCGTAGACGAACACCGCGCGGGGATCGCCGATCTGATTGGCGGCCAGGCCCGCGCCGTTCGCGGCGGTGTTCGTCTCGAACAACGTGTCGACGAACGCGGCCAGTTCGGCGCCGAACTCGGTGACGGGAACGGCCGGAGTGGTGAGCCGGGGGTCGCCGGCGATGAGAATCGGTCGTACAGCCATGTCCGCGAGACTACTCAAATGCGAGTAGTCGTGTCAGACTTACAGGGTGAACGAGACCCGGTTGTTCGTCCTCGCCGCGCTGGCCAAGCGCGGCCCCATGCACGGCCACCAGCTGCGCCGCGACGCCCGGCTGGACCGCGCCGACCTGTGGTCGCGGGTGAAGCCGGGCTCGCTGTACGGTGCGCTGCACCGAATGAGCGACGAGGGCCTGATCCGGCCGCTGCGCACCGAACAGCCCGGCGCCCTGCCCGCCCGTACGGTCTACGAGATCACCGAGGAGGGCCTGCGCGAACTACGGGCGCTGCGCGACGAAGCCCTCACCGACGTCGCCATCCGGCCCGACCCGGTGGATCTCGCGCTGGCCGTCAGCACCGACCTCGATCCGGAGTTGTTGCGCGGCTACCTCACCGACCGCATCGCCACGCTGCGGGCGCATCTCGTGCGGATCGAGCACCAGCTCGAGCGGCGCTGGCCGGACCAGGGCGCGGTGGACGATCTCGTCGTCGACCATGCCAGGATGCGCATCCAGGCCGAGATCGATTGGCACGAAAAGGTTTTCGCCGACGTCGAC from Nocardia wallacei carries:
- a CDS encoding PadR family transcriptional regulator, whose amino-acid sequence is MNETRLFVLAALAKRGPMHGHQLRRDARLDRADLWSRVKPGSLYGALHRMSDEGLIRPLRTEQPGALPARTVYEITEEGLRELRALRDEALTDVAIRPDPVDLALAVSTDLDPELLRGYLTDRIATLRAHLVRIEHQLERRWPDQGAVDDLVVDHARMRIQAEIDWHEKVFADVDKLDARD
- a CDS encoding peptide deformylase, whose translation is MAVRPILIAGDPRLTTPAVPVTEFGAELAAFVDTLFETNTAANGAGLAANQIGDPRAVFVYDLIDRGVRQRGYVVNPVLETSDVPETMPDPENDGEGCLSVPGEWFPTGRAHWAKVTGVDVEGQPVTVAGTGYLARCLQHETDHLAGRLYLSRLIGRNQRAARRMIKERGWTRPGNSWLPGAVADPFHG